The DNA segment CATTCAAGTATGCTTTTTTGACTTTAATGAATAAACTAGGCGAGAATTTAACTTGGAGAAATGCAGCTATAGCTAGCTAGCAAAAATTTTTAAGAAAAGCCACCTGAAACGCTGGCTACCCATGCCTTTATGAACTCCTTTATTTTAAGTTAGCAAGTTAAGCTATATCTCTAATCACTATCCTTATATTTTAAAATGCATATTCAACCTTTAAATATAGCGATGATTCATTTTGCCAGCAAAGATTTAGAGTTATCATCTAAAATCCATAAGGCTTTGTGAGTAGGTGTACCAACTTTTTGCACAGGGATTAGCTCGGGGTTATAGGGCCCCTTTAATGCTTGAAAGACCATATCTTCTTTGCCCTTTCCAAATACATATAGCAAAATGTATGAAGCGGCATTAATACACTCATAAGTAAGAGTCATACGCCATGTGTTTTTTTGAGGGATAAAATTACCGATAACTAAACGATCGCCTGCATGCAGGCCGCTTGTTTGAGGAAAGAGTGAGGCAGTATGCCCATCTTCTCCCATACCTAAAAGCACGGCATCAAAGTTTTTTTTCGGGATTTTAGTTTGAATCAAATGTTGGTAATGCCTAGCATTCTCTTCTATATTATTTTCAGCTTGCATCCGAAAAATATTAGTCGCTTTCAGCGGCAATGCATTAAAACCTGCTTCCATAGCATTTAAATAATTGCTTTCTGGGTGGGTGGGAGGCACGCTACGCTCATCGCT comes from the Neochlamydia sp. AcF84 genome and includes:
- the pgl gene encoding 6-phosphogluconolactonase — protein: MLNSSWKTKIQVFDDRRDLVAAGNYREALLYCVEQFINLANTCIENQGYFAVALSGGSTPKAIFQILTSLENRERIDWSKVLLFWSDERSVPPTHPESNYLNAMEAGFNALPLKATNIFRMQAENNIEENARHYQHLIQTKIPKKNFDAVLLGMGEDGHTASLFPQTSGLHAGDRLVIGNFIPQKNTWRMTLTYECINAASYILLYVFGKGKEDMVFQALKGPYNPELIPVQKVGTPTHKALWILDDNSKSLLAK